The proteins below come from a single Oryzias latipes chromosome 14, ASM223467v1 genomic window:
- the LOC101159845 gene encoding olfactory receptor 52D1-like, whose product MENWTTSTEVLILEALNVTPLSSLPVFILLFLFYIFIMVSNIGMVVLILCNSSLHQPMYLLLCNMTVNDAFGATIILPHLLKDLLLSSSERYIHYWACAAQAFCVHLHASVSHTVLVIMAIDRYMAICNPLRYAAVMTHQMVASLSWAAWGSACVLVGILVGLSVRLSRCRQIVFNLVCDNASLFSLSCESVLINNVYGLVYTVLLLGSSMVSVALTYLKIIAVCLSSRNKALNSKALQTCSTHLAVYLMLLVSGFIIVIMHRFPQLSQHRKVASVLGHVALPALNIVIYGLQIKEIRQKVFAAFNKKVFAIDVK is encoded by the coding sequence ATGGAGAACTGGACCACAAGTACAGAAGTCCTGATCCTGGAGGCCCTGAATGTGACTCCTCTGTCTTCACTCCctgtcttcatcctcctcttccttttctACATCTTTATAATGGTCTCCAATATAGGCATGGTGGTGTTGATCCTCTGCAACAGCAGCCTCCATCAGCCCATGTATCTGCTCCTCTGTAACATGACTGTGAACGATGCTTTTGGAGCCACCATCATATTGCCACACCTTCTCAAAGACCTGCTCCTGTCCAGCTCAGAGCGGTATATCCATTACTGGGCGTGTGCCGCTCAGGCCTTCTGCGTCCACCTCCACGCCAGCGTCTCCCACACTGTGCTTGTGATCATGGCCATTGATCGCTACATGGCCATTTGCAACCCACTGCGGTATGCTGCTGTCATGACGCACCAGATGGTGGCGAGCCTGTCCTGGGCTGCTTGGGGGTCGGCCTGCGTGTTGGTGGGGATTCTGGTGGGTCTGAGCGTGCGCCTGTCCCGCTGCAGGCAGATTGTGTTCAATTTAGTCTGTGACAACGCGTCATTGTTCAGCCTCTCCTGCGAGAGTGTCCTCATCAACAACGTGTACGGCCTGGTGTACACCGTGCTGCTGCTGGGCTCCTCAATGGTCAGCGTCGCCCTCACCTACCTGAAGATCATCGCAGTGTGTCTGAGCAGCAGAAACAAGGCGCTGAACAGCAAAGCTCTGCAGACCTGCTCCACCCATCTGGCGGTGTACCTGATGCTGCTGGTGTCTGgcttcatcatcgtcatcatgcATCGCTTTCCGCAGCTTTCTCAGCACAGGAAGGTTGCGTCGGTGCTGGGCCACGTGGCGCTGCCCGCTCTGAACATCGTCATCTATGGGCTGCAGATCAAAGAGATCCGGCAGAAGGTTTTTGCCGCCTTCAACAAGAAGGTTTTTGCAATTGATGTGAAATGA